The proteins below come from a single Streptomyces spongiicola genomic window:
- a CDS encoding MFS transporter — MGTGLAGYTDILRVPHAARLLAGTLVGRLPSAVAHIAIVLFARAEGGSYTLAGALAAVYGLTTAAGQPLLGRLVDLYGQPRVQLPAAVLSALGMAVLAVSGIGSLAVAYTAVAVAGFFTPPLEGGLRALWPDVLGRRDRVHRAYAMDAIAQEVMFTVGPLLVTLLVWLMSPAAALLAVNATGVLGALSVVVSEPSRRWRSAPREAHWLGALRSAGLLALLGCFFFVGLALGSITVAALSYAEGRGGDAVYGWFMAALGLGALVGGVAYGAREWAGAPERRLRVITGLLALGYLPLMLTPGVPAMTALGAVAGLFLAPAIACAFIVVDRHAPRGTVTEAFSWLVTTFGVGAAVGTAAAGPAVEFAGTAAGFAVAGCGGIAALLVLLATGRVLAAPGRGADFAPADENDRSGAAEPGFSSGHRA; from the coding sequence ATGGGCACCGGACTCGCCGGGTACACGGACATCCTCAGGGTCCCCCACGCGGCCCGCCTGCTCGCGGGCACCCTGGTGGGCCGGCTGCCCAGCGCTGTCGCGCACATCGCGATCGTGCTGTTCGCCCGCGCCGAGGGCGGCAGCTACACGCTCGCCGGAGCCCTCGCGGCCGTCTACGGACTGACCACGGCCGCCGGGCAGCCGCTGCTGGGCCGCCTGGTCGACCTGTACGGGCAGCCCCGCGTCCAGCTCCCCGCCGCCGTCCTCTCGGCTCTCGGCATGGCCGTGCTCGCCGTCTCCGGCATCGGTTCGCTCGCCGTGGCCTACACCGCCGTCGCCGTCGCCGGGTTCTTCACCCCGCCCCTGGAGGGCGGGCTGCGCGCCCTCTGGCCGGACGTCCTCGGACGCCGGGACCGGGTGCACCGCGCCTACGCCATGGACGCGATAGCGCAGGAGGTCATGTTCACGGTCGGACCGCTGCTGGTCACCCTGCTGGTCTGGCTGATGTCGCCCGCCGCCGCGCTGCTCGCCGTCAACGCGACGGGCGTCCTCGGCGCGCTCTCCGTGGTGGTCTCCGAGCCCTCCCGCCGATGGCGGTCCGCTCCGCGCGAGGCCCACTGGCTGGGCGCCCTGCGCTCAGCCGGGCTGCTCGCCCTGCTCGGCTGCTTCTTCTTCGTCGGCCTCGCCCTCGGCTCCATCACGGTCGCCGCCCTCTCCTATGCCGAGGGCCGGGGCGGGGACGCCGTCTACGGCTGGTTCATGGCCGCCCTGGGCCTCGGCGCCCTCGTCGGCGGCGTCGCCTACGGCGCACGCGAATGGGCCGGGGCGCCCGAGCGCCGGCTGCGGGTGATCACCGGGCTGCTCGCCCTGGGCTATCTGCCGCTGATGCTCACCCCCGGCGTCCCCGCGATGACCGCGCTCGGTGCCGTCGCCGGACTGTTCCTCGCGCCCGCGATCGCCTGCGCCTTCATCGTCGTCGACCGGCACGCCCCGCGCGGCACGGTGACCGAGGCGTTCTCCTGGCTGGTGACCACCTTCGGCGTCGGCGCCGCCGTCGGCACGGCCGCTGCCGGCCCCGCGGTGGAGTTCGCGGGGACCGCCGCGGGCTTCGCCGTCGCGGGCTGCGGCGGAATCGCCGCCCTGCTGGTGCTGCTGGCCACCGGACGGGTCCTCGCAGCTCCCGGCCGCGGCGCAGATTTCGCACCGGCGGACGAAAATGATCGAAGCGGTGCCGCCGAACCCGGTTTCAGCTCAGGCCATCGGGCGTAA
- a CDS encoding helix-turn-helix transcriptional regulator — protein sequence MAANAIDQTRRMLSLVTYLRERPGARVGDVARAFGITEDELISDLDVLPMCGTSFRGGDLLDIDTDGERIWWHNPDDVAEPLRLAADEATALLVAARAVATLPGLREGDREALVRATAKLEAAAGESAGASSRLSVTFESEGGVFADVDRAISERRRLWLRYYSPARDELTEREVDPIRLFAVGHTYMEGWCYLSEARRTFRLDRVAEIRLLDEPSAPPETELRDLSEGLVQPSAEDPEVVVEVGPGGRWVAEYYPHDSAEEQPGGGLRISLRTPDPASLRRLALRLGRDGRIVSPTGLAESARQAAREALTAYDSHDRRPE from the coding sequence ATGGCCGCCAACGCCATCGACCAGACCCGGCGGATGCTCTCGCTGGTGACGTATCTGCGCGAACGCCCCGGAGCGCGGGTCGGGGACGTCGCCCGGGCCTTCGGGATCACCGAGGACGAGCTGATCTCCGACCTCGACGTGCTGCCCATGTGCGGGACCAGCTTCCGCGGCGGCGACCTCCTGGACATCGACACCGACGGTGAACGCATCTGGTGGCACAACCCCGACGACGTCGCCGAGCCGCTCCGGCTGGCCGCCGACGAGGCGACGGCGCTCCTGGTCGCCGCACGCGCCGTCGCCACGCTGCCCGGACTGCGGGAGGGCGACCGCGAGGCGCTGGTCCGGGCCACCGCCAAGCTGGAGGCCGCCGCGGGCGAGTCCGCCGGAGCCAGCTCCCGGCTCTCCGTGACCTTCGAATCCGAGGGGGGTGTCTTCGCCGACGTCGACCGCGCCATCTCGGAGCGCCGCAGACTGTGGCTGCGGTACTACTCCCCGGCGCGGGACGAACTCACCGAGCGCGAGGTCGACCCGATCCGCCTCTTCGCCGTCGGCCACACCTACATGGAGGGCTGGTGCTACCTCTCCGAGGCGCGCCGGACCTTCCGGCTCGACCGGGTGGCCGAGATCCGGCTGCTGGACGAGCCGTCGGCGCCGCCCGAGACGGAGCTGCGCGATCTGTCGGAGGGGCTGGTGCAGCCCTCGGCGGAGGACCCCGAGGTCGTGGTCGAGGTCGGCCCGGGCGGCCGCTGGGTGGCCGAGTACTACCCGCACGACAGCGCGGAGGAGCAGCCCGGCGGCGGCCTGCGGATCAGCCTGCGCACCCCCGACCCGGCGTCCCTGCGGCGGCTCGCGCTCCGGCTGGGGCGGGACGGCCGGATCGTGTCGCCGACCGGACTGGCGGAGAGCGCGCGGCAGGCGGCGCGCGAGGCGCTCACCGCGTACGACAGCCACGACCGGCGGCCCGAATGA
- a CDS encoding FKBP-type peptidyl-prolyl cis-trans isomerase, with protein sequence MRRLAGLLVVPLLLLSTAACGDDGGSESAQPSNGLPAITAGAKFGEKPTLAKGEGEPPEDLEVEVVSEGKGQALKKGDQAQVDYLGQVWDGDKPFDNSFDRGEPFAVTIGGGGVIEGWQKALTGQKVGSRLEVSIPPSLAYGSSGQGDIPPNATLVFVMDIVKGTTLPVSAKGTEVAQDNIDLPKVGTNTDGKAPSITVPKKPAPTELVSDYVIEGSGPAVKAGDTVAVQYKGVLWKDGKEFDSSYAKGAPVTFPLSGVIEGWSKGLEGKKTGSRVLLVVPPDMAYGDQAQGPIPAKSTLVFSVDILAVL encoded by the coding sequence GTGCGCCGACTTGCCGGCCTGCTCGTCGTGCCCCTGCTGCTGCTCTCCACAGCGGCGTGCGGCGACGACGGGGGCTCCGAATCCGCCCAGCCGTCGAACGGACTGCCCGCCATCACGGCGGGTGCGAAGTTCGGCGAGAAGCCCACGCTCGCCAAGGGCGAGGGCGAGCCGCCCGAGGACCTCGAGGTCGAGGTCGTCAGCGAGGGCAAGGGCCAGGCCCTCAAGAAGGGCGACCAGGCCCAGGTCGACTACCTCGGCCAGGTGTGGGACGGCGACAAGCCGTTCGACAACAGCTTCGACCGGGGCGAGCCGTTCGCGGTGACCATCGGCGGCGGCGGTGTCATCGAAGGCTGGCAGAAGGCTCTCACCGGGCAGAAGGTCGGCAGCCGCCTGGAGGTGTCCATCCCGCCGTCGCTCGCCTACGGCAGCAGCGGCCAGGGCGACATCCCGCCGAACGCCACGCTGGTGTTCGTCATGGACATCGTCAAGGGCACCACCCTCCCCGTGTCCGCCAAGGGCACCGAGGTCGCCCAGGACAACATCGACCTGCCCAAGGTCGGCACGAACACCGACGGCAAGGCGCCCTCGATCACCGTCCCGAAGAAGCCCGCGCCGACCGAGCTGGTCTCCGACTACGTCATCGAGGGCAGCGGCCCCGCGGTCAAGGCGGGCGACACGGTGGCCGTCCAGTACAAGGGCGTCCTGTGGAAGGACGGCAAGGAGTTCGACAGCAGCTACGCCAAGGGCGCCCCCGTCACCTTCCCGCTCTCCGGTGTGATCGAGGGCTGGTCGAAGGGTCTGGAGGGCAAGAAGACCGGCAGCCGGGTGCTGCTCGTCGTGCCGCCGGACATGGCCTACGGCGACCAGGCCCAGGGCCCGATCCCGGCGAAGTCCACGCTGGTGTTCTCCGTGGACATCCTGGCGGTTCTGTAA
- the pafA gene encoding Pup--protein ligase: MDRRIFGLENEYGVTCTFRGQRRLSPDEVARYLFRRVVSWGRSSNVFLRNGARLYLDVGSHPEYATPECDNVTELVTHDKAGERILEGLLVDAERRLHEEGIAGDVYLFKNNTDSAGNSYGCHENYLVARHGEFSRLADILIPFLVTRQLLCGAGKVLQTPRGAVFCVSQRAEHIWEGVSSATTRSRPIINTRDEPHADAERYRRLHVIVGDSNMSETTMLLKVGATDLVLRMIEAGTVMRDLTLENPIRAIREVSHDITGRRKVRLASGREASALEVQREYYEKAVDFVDRRGIRTGTVAQVLELWGRTLDAIEQEDLDSIGTEIDWVMKYKLIERYRAKHNMTMSHPRVAQIDLAYHDIHRRRGLYYLLEKKGQAARICNDLRIFEGKSVPPQTTRARLRGDFIRRAQEQRRDFTVDWVHLKLNDQAQRTVLCKDPFRSVDDRVEKLIAGM; the protein is encoded by the coding sequence ATGGACCGCCGCATTTTCGGGCTGGAGAACGAGTACGGCGTCACGTGCACGTTCAGGGGACAGCGCCGACTGTCACCTGACGAAGTGGCGCGCTACCTCTTCCGCCGAGTCGTGTCATGGGGCCGCAGCAGCAACGTCTTCCTGCGCAACGGTGCCCGCCTCTACCTCGACGTGGGCTCGCATCCGGAATACGCAACCCCCGAATGTGACAACGTGACCGAACTGGTCACCCACGACAAAGCCGGGGAGCGCATCCTCGAAGGCCTGCTCGTCGACGCCGAACGCCGCCTGCACGAGGAGGGGATCGCGGGCGACGTCTACCTCTTCAAGAACAACACCGATTCGGCGGGAAACTCCTACGGATGCCACGAGAACTACCTCGTGGCCCGGCACGGGGAGTTCTCCCGTCTCGCGGACATCCTGATCCCGTTCCTGGTCACCCGGCAGCTGCTCTGCGGCGCGGGGAAGGTGCTCCAGACCCCTCGCGGCGCGGTGTTCTGCGTCAGCCAGCGCGCCGAGCACATCTGGGAGGGCGTCAGCTCCGCGACGACGCGGTCCCGGCCCATCATCAACACCAGGGACGAGCCGCACGCGGACGCGGAGCGCTACCGCCGCCTGCACGTCATCGTCGGCGACTCCAACATGTCGGAGACGACCATGCTGCTCAAGGTCGGGGCCACCGACCTGGTGCTGCGCATGATCGAGGCGGGCACGGTCATGCGCGACCTGACTCTGGAGAACCCGATCCGGGCCATCCGCGAGGTCAGCCACGACATCACCGGCCGGCGCAAGGTGCGCCTGGCCAGCGGCCGCGAGGCCTCCGCCCTGGAGGTCCAGCGCGAGTACTACGAGAAGGCGGTGGACTTCGTCGACCGGCGGGGCATCCGCACCGGCACGGTGGCGCAGGTCCTGGAACTGTGGGGGCGCACGCTCGACGCCATCGAGCAGGAGGACCTCGACAGCATCGGCACCGAGATCGACTGGGTGATGAAGTACAAGCTCATCGAGCGGTACCGGGCCAAGCACAACATGACGATGTCCCACCCGAGGGTCGCGCAGATAGACCTCGCCTACCACGACATCCACCGCAGGCGCGGCCTCTACTACCTCCTGGAGAAGAAGGGGCAGGCCGCCCGGATCTGCAACGACCTCAGGATCTTCGAGGGCAAGTCCGTGCCCCCGCAGACCACCAGGGCCCGGCTGCGCGGCGACTTCATCCGCCGGGCGCAGGAGCAGCGGCGGGACTTCACCGTCGACTGGGTGCACCTCAAGCTCAACGACCAGGCACAGCGCACGGTGTTGTGCAAGGACCCGTTCCGCTCCGTGGACGACCGGGTGGAGAAGCTGATCGCCGGAATGTAG
- a CDS encoding LacI family DNA-binding transcriptional regulator: protein MQTREPAGGARPTSRDVARAAGVSQATVSLVLGGKWRGRVSERTAGLVRDAASELGYRPNLAARNLRLGRTRTALLVVPALTNEFFARVYGGAAEVAAEHGFGVVLYPSPEGTGPARDPFPSARAALDGVIASSMAAGTLDAIRGTDLPLVMLDSDPADRASAAQVNLDVADGMRQVVDHLLALGHRRFVHLASAVPSWTFAVRARALEEALGAVAEAELRTVPSPLDVPGALAAAGRALGAPGPRPTALVCDDDILAAGACKAVRRMGLRVPEDVSVTGFDDLALATAVEPELTTVRLPAERIGRAGMTALLDVLSSRAPASGALPVTLVPRGSTGPAPAA from the coding sequence GTGCAGACCCGGGAGCCCGCCGGCGGAGCGCGGCCGACCAGCAGGGACGTGGCGCGGGCCGCCGGGGTGTCGCAGGCCACCGTGTCGCTGGTGCTGGGCGGGAAGTGGCGCGGCCGGGTGTCCGAGCGCACCGCGGGGCTGGTGCGCGACGCGGCGTCCGAGCTGGGCTACCGGCCGAACCTCGCGGCCCGCAATCTGCGGCTCGGCCGGACCCGGACGGCACTGCTGGTGGTCCCCGCCCTCACCAACGAGTTCTTCGCACGCGTGTACGGGGGTGCGGCGGAGGTCGCCGCCGAGCACGGTTTCGGCGTGGTGCTGTACCCCTCCCCCGAGGGCACGGGGCCCGCGCGGGATCCCTTCCCGTCCGCCCGGGCCGCGCTGGACGGGGTGATCGCCTCGTCGATGGCGGCGGGCACGCTGGACGCGATCCGCGGGACCGACCTGCCGCTGGTGATGCTGGACAGCGATCCGGCCGACCGGGCGTCCGCGGCCCAGGTGAACCTGGACGTGGCGGACGGCATGCGGCAGGTGGTGGACCATCTGCTCGCCCTCGGGCACCGGCGCTTCGTCCACCTCGCCTCGGCCGTGCCGTCCTGGACGTTCGCGGTGCGGGCCCGGGCTCTGGAGGAAGCCCTGGGGGCGGTCGCGGAGGCGGAACTGCGGACGGTTCCGTCGCCGCTCGACGTGCCCGGTGCGCTGGCGGCGGCGGGGCGGGCGCTCGGCGCTCCGGGCCCCCGGCCCACCGCCCTGGTCTGCGACGACGACATCCTCGCGGCCGGCGCCTGCAAGGCGGTCCGCCGCATGGGCCTGCGGGTGCCCGAGGACGTCTCGGTCACCGGCTTCGACGACCTGGCCCTGGCGACGGCGGTGGAACCGGAACTCACCACGGTCCGCCTCCCGGCCGAACGGATCGGCCGGGCCGGCATGACCGCGCTCCTCGACGTCCTCTCGTCCCGCGCCCCGGCCTCCGGCGCCCTCCCGGTCACCCTGGTTCCACGGGGCTCCACGGGCCCCGCGCCGGCGGCCTGA
- a CDS encoding helix-turn-helix transcriptional regulator: MAIAKAERLMNLALCLLGTRRPLSKRELRGSIEAYLEAASDDAFNRMFERDKDDLRELGLVIATVDNLDGDTGYLARRDSNRLPPITLDAEEAAALGLAAKVWQQARLAGAASGALQKLRAAGMPEARDPYEAQHSALEPRIPVHEAAFEPLMLACRDRRPVVFDYRKSNAARPGTRHVEPWTLECWRGHWYLAGWDRDRGAERVFRLSRITGRVRSRAGSFTAPVPDVVTVRETVESWAGETATRSARIRLRAGSGYPLRARAASVRELGGGWDELEIPYGHGLGAWLVEFGPDVVVLEPADLRADVVDRLRAVAKG, encoded by the coding sequence ATGGCCATTGCCAAGGCCGAGCGGCTGATGAACCTGGCGCTGTGTCTGCTCGGGACACGGCGGCCGCTCAGCAAGCGGGAGCTGCGGGGCTCCATCGAGGCCTATCTGGAAGCGGCCTCCGACGACGCCTTCAACCGGATGTTCGAACGGGACAAGGACGACCTGCGCGAACTCGGGCTGGTCATCGCCACCGTGGACAACCTCGACGGCGACACCGGCTATCTCGCCCGCCGCGACTCCAACCGGCTGCCGCCGATCACCCTCGACGCCGAGGAGGCCGCGGCGCTCGGCCTCGCCGCCAAGGTCTGGCAGCAGGCCCGCCTCGCCGGAGCGGCCAGCGGCGCCCTGCAGAAGCTGCGCGCCGCCGGCATGCCCGAGGCGCGGGACCCCTACGAGGCCCAGCACAGCGCCCTCGAACCGCGGATCCCCGTCCACGAGGCGGCGTTCGAGCCGCTGATGCTCGCCTGCCGGGACCGGCGCCCCGTCGTCTTCGACTACCGCAAGTCCAACGCCGCTCGCCCCGGGACCCGCCATGTCGAGCCCTGGACGCTGGAGTGCTGGCGCGGGCACTGGTACCTCGCCGGCTGGGACCGCGACCGCGGCGCCGAACGCGTCTTCCGTCTCTCCCGCATCACCGGGCGGGTACGCTCCCGCGCCGGCTCCTTCACCGCGCCCGTACCCGACGTGGTCACCGTGCGCGAGACGGTGGAGAGCTGGGCCGGCGAGACCGCCACGAGGTCCGCGCGGATCAGGCTGAGGGCGGGCTCCGGCTACCCGCTGCGTGCCCGCGCCGCTTCCGTGCGGGAACTCGGCGGCGGCTGGGACGAGTTGGAGATTCCGTACGGACACGGTCTGGGCGCCTGGCTGGTGGAGTTCGGACCGGACGTCGTCGTGCTCGAGCCCGCGGACCTGCGGGCCGACGTGGTGGACCGGCTGCGCGCCGTGGCCAAGGGCTGA
- a CDS encoding FKBP-type peptidyl-prolyl cis-trans isomerase, whose amino-acid sequence MSMDKPEIDFPGGEPPADLEIKDIWEGDGPEAKAGDTVSVHYVGVAFSTGEEFDASWNRGTPLQFQLGVGQVIQGWDQGVQGMKVGGRRQLTIPAHLAYGDRGAGGGRIAPGEALIFVCDLVAV is encoded by the coding sequence GTGAGCATGGACAAGCCCGAAATCGACTTCCCCGGCGGTGAGCCGCCGGCCGACCTTGAGATCAAGGACATCTGGGAGGGCGACGGGCCCGAGGCCAAGGCGGGCGACACCGTCTCCGTCCACTACGTGGGCGTGGCCTTCTCCACCGGCGAGGAGTTCGACGCCTCCTGGAACCGCGGCACCCCGCTGCAGTTCCAGCTCGGTGTCGGCCAGGTCATCCAGGGCTGGGACCAGGGCGTGCAGGGCATGAAGGTCGGCGGCCGCCGTCAGCTGACCATCCCCGCGCACCTCGCCTACGGCGACCGCGGGGCCGGTGGCGGCCGCATCGCCCCCGGCGAGGCGCTGATCTTCGTCTGCGACCTGGTCGCGGTCTGA